Sequence from the Plasmodium berghei ANKA genome assembly, chromosome: 3 genome:
aaacaaagatgaaaataattctgCATCAGAACAAGAAAGCTTTAACCAATTGGAAAATAAAGGATATTTATCTGGGACGAAATATAATGAGACCGATTCAAGtaataatcataaaaaacTCCAAGCTGATCAAGAGTTAAGATTATGGGAAATAAAAGTATTTAAGAAGTCTTTATTGCTGATAATAAGAGTTTTGGCGATATTAGTAtcaaaaacaataaaaatattattactactTCTACGgattgtttttttcatatttaagGTCTGGTGGGAATCCAGAAATAATCgctttaaattaaaataaatgtcaAGATAAccactttttttattatattttatcatacttgtttaaatgattaaaaataatatatttaatat
This genomic interval carries:
- a CDS encoding fam-b protein; the protein is MRISILKYVLFSIVICSFEYAKNELYFVNDRGIYLERNVMHFRNNRILADVDNKTKDIIYGYRKKKNEVQKESDNKRNGELGIQPKQDKIIANKDENNSASEQESFNQLENKGYLSGTKYNETDSSNNHKKLQADQELRLWEIKVFKKSLLLIIRVLAILVSKTIKILLLLLRIVFFIFKVWWESRNNRFKLK